In Caballeronia sp. TF1N1, the DNA window GGCTTCACGAGCCTGACGCCCCAGACGCTCGCACGCATGACGTCTGCCGAGCTGCGCGCATTGCGCGTGCTGGCCGCGCTCACCCGTTCGAAGGTGTCGTGAGCATCTTGAGCATGGGTGTCATTGCCTTCACGATCCTCGGCGAATGCGCGAGCAAAGCAAACAGCCGGGCGATCGTCATGCGCCGTTCGCGTACAGCGACGGGCGAATTGCGCGCGCGGCTGGCGTCGATTAAGTCGGACAAGGCGCTCGCGTTCGAACGCTCGGCGCTGCAGCAGATCCCGGCTTCACGCCGGTTACGTCTCGAAGGACCGGTGCGCATCACGCTGAAGCTCTTCTACGCCAGCGAGCGGCCCGATCTCGACGAGGCGCTCGTGCTTGATGTGCTGCAGGATCGTTGGGCATATGTGCGGCGCAACGGGGTGAGGGTGCGTGAGCGCGTGCAGGACGGCGTGTACCGCAATGACCGGCAAGTTCGCGAGAAGCACGTGTATCACGGCATTGATCGCACGCATCCGCGCGTCGAGATCGTTATCGAATCGCTGACCGCACCGTCCTACGCACGGCTAACTGGCCTGCAGATTGGGCGCCTTTTAAGAGAGTCACGATGAACCCGTTCTTCAAGGACCTGCGCATCGCCCATGGCGAGCAGTTGCGCGCGCGTGCGGTTCACGATGTGCCGCGCTTGCGCCACGCATTGCATTTGATCGCCCAGATCGCCGAGCGTGCGAACGGCAGGGAGCGCCGGGCTAGCCTGTCCACCCAGCATGACCTGCATCGCATCGCGCAGCTGGCGCGCTCCGCGTTGATCGTGTCGACACCGCCCGATAGCGACAGCGGACCCGATACCGATCACCGGTGAACGGAGGCATTCGTGAAAGCACCGTACGCGAAACGCCTCGATGCGCTGAGGCCACTGCCCACCGTGGCTGAACTGGTGCGCGCCAAAGCGAACGCCGTGGCGGTCCGTATGCACGCAATGCCGATCACTATGCCGCGGTGGCCGAGCGCTGGTATGGTCGTCGCCCGCTGCACGATGAGGCGTTGCGGCTCATGTTCGATGACGTGTTCGGCAACGGTTTGAGGCGATGAACGGCAACCGGCGCACGTCGTCGAACCACCTCTCGACACGACCCGTGACGACGCTGCTGGCGCGCCTCGATGGCGTGCACCGTGTCGCGCCGGGTCGGTGGCGTGCGATGTGTCCCGCGCACGACGGCCACCGCCCGGCGCTTGGCATCACCGAGACCGACGAGGGCGTTGTGCTGATGCATTGCTTCGCGGGCTGCAGTGTCACGGAGATCGCCGAGTCCCTCGACCTGAACCTCGCGGAGCTGTTTCCGCGCGACGATCACACCCTTCATCACGCGAGCCCGGCGAGACGCCGCTTTGTGGACGCGCAGATGTGGCCCGCGCTCACGCTGGAGCTGCTCGAGGTCGCCGTGATCATCGGCGCGATCCTGCGTCGCGGTTCAGTCACTAAGAGCGAGCACACGCGCCTGCTCGGCTCGCTCAAGCGCATCCTTGATGCAGAAAAATACTGCCATGACTGATCCGTTTTCACGCCGCCCTGGCCGGATAAGTGCAAAGGACACCAACGACTCTAAGTCTCGTTTCAGTTACGAGGACTTCTACGCTTATCTTCCCACACACGGTTATCTGCATGCGCCGACGCGCGAGATCTGGCCTGTCGCCAGCGTGAATGCGAAACTGCCGCCGCGCGAGCGTATTAAGCCCTCGACCTGGCTGGACCAACACCGCGCCGTCGTGCAGCTCGTCTGGGTGCCGGGCGAACCGCAGCTTGTGCATGACCGTGTGATGATCGTGTCTGGCTGGCAGCAGCACGCGGGTGTGAGTGTCTACAATCTGTACACGCCACCCGCCGTGCTGCCTGGTGACGCGCTGCGCGCGAAACCCTGGCTCGATCATCTCACGCACCTTTATTCCGATGACTTTGATCACCTTGCCGACTGGCTCGCACATACGGTGCAGTACCCGGGCGTCAAAATTAACCACGCGCTCATGCTCGGCGGCGCGCCCGGCATCGGCAAAGACACGCTGCTGGAGCCGGTGCGCACGGCCGTGGGCGCGCACAATTTCGCCGACATCAATCCGCGCATCATGCAGGGTCGCTTCAACGGCTGGGTGCGCAACATCATCGTGCGCGTATCTGAAGTGCGCGACCTCGGTGAGATCGACCGCTTCGCATTTTACGAACACTGCAAGCCACTGCTGGCCGCGCCGCCGGACGTGGTGCGTGTCGATGAGAAGAATCTGCGCGAGTACTATGTCGCCAACGCCTGCGGTGTCATCTTTACCACCAACCATCTCACTGACGGCCTATACCTACCCGCCGATGATCGTCGCCACTATGTCGCTTGGAGCGAGGCGACGGCGGCCGACTTCAACGAGGACTACTGGCATGGGCTATGGTCCTGGTACGACGAAGGCGGGCTTGGCCACGTCGCCGCATGGCTGCGCACGCGCGAGCTCTCCGGCTTTGACCCGAAAGCGCCGCCTCCGCATACGCCCGCGTTCTGGACCATGGTGCAGGCAGGCGACGCGCCCGAACGCGGTGAAATGCGTGACCTCGTCGAACTGCTCGGCAGCCCGCCCGCGTTGACGCTTGACGATCTCATCTCGGGGGCCATGCGCCACAACATGCGCTCGGTGGAGGGGGAGTTGGCCGACCGCCACAATCGCCGCGCCATTCCGCATCAGATGGAGCGTACCGGCTATACGCCAGTACGTAATCCCGATGCTGACGACGGACTTTTCCGCGTGGCAGGACGGCGCGTCGTGGTCTACGCGCTGCGTGCACTCACCTTCGCTGAGCAGGTGCGCGTCGCTCGCGAGCGGATGAAAGCAGGCAGCCTGCCCTAAATCCGGCGTCAACTATGTCAGCGGAGTCACCATCCGCCTATTCCCACTATTTGACGTTTTACTTTTCAACGATCAGGAAGGGCACGCGCGTAGGTGTGAGGGATGGGGATAGCAGGATGGTGACTCCGCTGACTTAGCTGACTCA includes these proteins:
- a CDS encoding RusA family crossover junction endodeoxyribonuclease, with the protein product MSILSMGVIAFTILGECASKANSRAIVMRRSRTATGELRARLASIKSDKALAFERSALQQIPASRRLRLEGPVRITLKLFYASERPDLDEALVLDVLQDRWAYVRRNGVRVRERVQDGVYRNDRQVREKHVYHGIDRTHPRVEIVIESLTAPSYARLTGLQIGRLLRESR
- a CDS encoding primase-helicase family protein, whose translation is MTDPFSRRPGRISAKDTNDSKSRFSYEDFYAYLPTHGYLHAPTREIWPVASVNAKLPPRERIKPSTWLDQHRAVVQLVWVPGEPQLVHDRVMIVSGWQQHAGVSVYNLYTPPAVLPGDALRAKPWLDHLTHLYSDDFDHLADWLAHTVQYPGVKINHALMLGGAPGIGKDTLLEPVRTAVGAHNFADINPRIMQGRFNGWVRNIIVRVSEVRDLGEIDRFAFYEHCKPLLAAPPDVVRVDEKNLREYYVANACGVIFTTNHLTDGLYLPADDRRHYVAWSEATAADFNEDYWHGLWSWYDEGGLGHVAAWLRTRELSGFDPKAPPPHTPAFWTMVQAGDAPERGEMRDLVELLGSPPALTLDDLISGAMRHNMRSVEGELADRHNRRAIPHQMERTGYTPVRNPDADDGLFRVAGRRVVVYALRALTFAEQVRVARERMKAGSLP